A segment of the Ovis canadensis isolate MfBH-ARS-UI-01 breed Bighorn chromosome 17, ARS-UI_OviCan_v2, whole genome shotgun sequence genome:
GTGCCCATGTGTGCCATCCTGTTCcatcttcccctcctctcccaggcCTGAAGTTCCAGCAGCCTGGCAGAGAAGGGAGGTGAGGGTGCTGctaaggggagggggaggaactAGTTTagatctcttctcttttttcaaaCAGATACTCAAGTTTGAGAGACATTAGATCCATCAATCAATGAGTCTTCTCCCCAAGTTTTATGACAGCTTCTTCCAAACCCAAGTCACTTGCCATCCCCCTTTATGATTTGCACCATATCTGTGTGCTATTGTATCTTAACTAGTTTTCTTTAAATcaactcagctttaaaaaaaaaacaaaaaacatttatcTATCTCTTCATTTGGCCATgcttggtcttagttgcagcatgtgggatctttagttgcagcatgtaggatctagttccctgacccacggatcgaacctggattccctgcattgggagcatggagtcctagccgctggaccaccagggagatgCCATAGATCAACTCACTTTTTAAACTTCAAGCTAAGAGCAAGTCAGGATCATTTGCATAAACAGAAGATGGTTGTAGAAATGAATACCACTCTTTTACAAAAGTACTGTTTCCCACCAAAGGCTTTCCTGAAGCCTGCTCTCTCGCTGTTAAGAAGAGACGTAATAAGGATCTGAGAGGTTAAAGGCATATTAGCACCAGACGAGCTTTCCTTCTTGGAGGACTTCAAGCAGGATTGATGTGGGAATGACTTTCTCACTGCACCAACTAAAATTACATTCTGTATCTTTGTCCACATGTTTGGGGAGTGATGACTTAGGATCCCAAGTCTGCCAGCTCCTGGCTATGTGATTTTGGACAAGTgattttacctctctgagccttggttttcatttttgcaaACTGGTGGTAGGAATTACCCCCTTGGGtgtggattccctggtggctcagatgataaagaatccgtctgccatgCGGGAGccccatgggtttgatccctgggttgggaagatcccctggagaaggggaacaactacccactccagtattcttgcccggaaaattccctggacagaggagcctggtgggctatggtctgtggggtcacacagagttggacacgactgggtgacttaacacttttacttttttggcTGTGGATTCAGTCCTGGCCCTCTTCTTTCACTGGGACCCTCTGGCCCTAGCATCACTGGGAACGATTTCCTGGTTGAGACCTCAGTTTCCCTGAGTTCCCATCATCGCTTGCTCAGGTTCTCAGGTGAGACTTTGAAACCTGAGAGGATACAGCTCCTGGAGGAGAAGTGGGGAAGGAATGAGCTCTGAGCCCTCTCGGCTGTGACGGAGCCCCTTGAGAGGGGTATGGTGAGGCCGTCAGTTCCTGGCAGGAGCAAAGCCCATGCCGACTCTGCAGATTGCGCTGGGTTCTGCTGACTCAGGGAAGGGCTCTCGGGGCTCTGTGCGGCTGGCTTTGAAGCCACTGGAATCACTGAGAGCTTGAGCCCAGGACAGGTGTAGACTCTAGAGGGAGTGCAATCAGATCCTCGGAGTCAACCTAGCAGAATTCAGATGATCCTCCGAACCCTGCAGTGCCCCGGGGACTTTCCATTACATCAGGGCGTTAGGCAGGGCTCCTTGGGTATCTTTCTGGCATCCTTTACTCAGACTTGTGGAGCAAGCACAGTGGTTTCCAGCCTCTGTAGAGGCAGGGCTCCTCCAAACAAAGAGCGCCTCTTattatgaagaagagaaaaatgagacagATCCTTCTGTCTCTTGTCAAATAAAGATGGTGTCTGTGAAAATGCTTCTGCCTCATAGGCTGAAGAATCGCTCCCTTTGGCACTGCTGAAACTgttgagagagaaaatgaaagggaatttcccctgcggtccagtggttaggatgccaCACTGCCCGAGGgcccaggttgaatccctggtcaaggaactaagatcctcctaGCCACACTGCGTGGTCAAGAGAGATGATTAAGGAATTTGGATGGCAGGGGACTGTTGTAAGGTTATTACACAGAGGAGGCCGCTCATCTCAAGCGCAGGTGGGTGACCTGAGGCTGTTTGGGCTTCTTCTTGTTGGCATCTATCTGCTTGCTGCTTTTTGCACTGGGGATGCTGCTTAGGGTTCCTGAAATCTTCCCACTCAAGCTTGACCTTCATCAGCGTGCTTCCGATGACACTTGAAACATACCAGGGGTCTTCGAGTCCATCTTCACACCATGGGGCGGCTTCCTAGGGTTTCTATTACCTTATTCCGTTattctgtgactttttaaaagtaattatagtCCTTATTTTCTGAGAGATGAATGCAGGCTGCATTCTCAGTGGCCGATGTGTCTTTCAAAGTTATAGAATTGCTGTAATAATATAGTACTGTTGTTTACCGATGGTCTTAGTTGAATGCTTAAAGCCAAAAGAGCTTGATGAGCTGGGTCAGGGCAGAGACATCATTCTGCCTCCATCACAGAGTCTGACAgccctggattcaaatcccagctctgccaccaatCAGCTGTGTGACTTACGGCTCTGCTCTCCTCCATGCTGGTTTATACAGGTCCCAGGCCCGTCTCTGAACCAGTCACTCCGACCATTCCTGATTGGCTAAAAGTTCTCATTTGTCCATCTTAAAGCCTGGAGCAGTCAGAAAGTGACTGAGGGTCACATCCAAAGGGAGGATTAAGGTgctgctcccaaagcagggcacTGGGTCATGATCAGCAAAGGTAAGAGGCTGACTCCAGCACCCCGTGGCAGAGAGAGCAGTGTGGAGCTGTGAAGAGACCGACTGTGGGGCTCAGAAGTCAGCGTGGCCAGAGGGAGAGGTGCGGGGTCAGGTGGGTGACAAGAAAGAAGCCAAAGAGAGAGGTTGGGACTGGATCTCAAGGGGCCTCGTGTGCCCCAAGTAACGGTGAGGTTTCACATCAGTGGGGTTATTTGCATGAAGGGGTGAGACAGGTCCTTAACGCCTGACCCCACTCCCCGCCGAATCCCCACCCCAACACTGGACCAGCTCTCATTTATAAGGAGACGTTCTTATTGATGGGAAATGAATACTTTCCAGATTCACCAAGAGGAGGAGTTACagaaagggaggggagagagaatatCCACATACCCGTTAAAAGGTGTAGTATCTGAGTGACAAGGATCCAGAATTGCCCCCAGGCACTTTTCATGAAGAGCTTTATGCTCAGCACAATCCTCCTGTGGGGTCAGGATtacaataataatagctaaagTTTGCCTAACATATCCTAAGGGCTTTATTTATACACAGCATCTTAATTCTCGTAACTGCCCTCCGAGGTAGGCATTATTTcaaccccctgccccaccccattttatagaagttatacactgaggtccagagagatgAGGCGATTTGCCTGAGGCCACACGACAAGCAAGCAGCAgaggtgggatttgaacctgggtgTGTGGTGATTTCATACAGCTCTAGCGTGGGCTCCTTTTGCTCCTCCTGAGATATTTTTATTTGGTCGTTTCTGGCGCAAGGATGACGCTCCCAGTGTCACTGGAGAAGAAGATGGTCCTCCACTGGACCTCGGTCACGTGGGGCCGCCTGATCACAGGCAGGAGGCTGGCCAGGACTGCGCTGAGGATGGCGGTCACATAGCCCCAGCCTAGCTGGTACTGACCACCGTGGTACATGGAGGAGGCTACGCAGGCTTCCTTGGCGAACGGCGAGGCCAAGCTGACGGGGAAAACCAGCAGGCCCACGATGGTGGCGATGGCTAGAGGCAGCAGGGAGGAAAGCCGGTGTGTCGGTCATGGGGCTCTGGGCTGACCTTCCATCCCAGTCCTCCCATCCACTCACTTGTCATCCATCAGCCATTCACTTACTCATTGGCTCATCTATCTTTGTATCCACCTATCACTCAAGTACCTTCCACCTGTCTGTCCACCTACTCACCCATCCTTTCAGCCATATTCTAATCCACTCAGGCTCTCCATTCCTCTGTCTACCtatccattcactcatccatccatctgtccaacCACCCACTTAGCCACCTGCCCACCACGAATccccccatccatccattcctccACCCACTTTCCCCATCCATCTagccattcatccatctattcaGTAATACATCTactgatccatccatccatcagctCATCCACCTACTTACACACCCCACTCCACGCATCCACCAACCCACCCATCCGTCCATGTATTCATTCCTCAAAACTGTAAGGGGCTCTGTGGAAAGCACTAGTGATACTAAGCAAATGAATCAGACACCTCCTCACTTTGGAGGCAGTCCCAGCGCAGGAGAGTCACATGACCTCCAACCCCTCTTCAGCCACACTTGTCCACTTGGAGTTCCTTGACTGTGCCTTGCTCTCTCATCTCTCTACGCCTTTGCCCCCTGATGTTCCCATTACCCGAAACGCCCTTCCACATTTGGTTAACTTCCCACTCATCCTTCCAGATTCATCTCAGTGACgcctccttcaggaagccttccttaaCACCCCCTCCAAACACTGAGTCAGGTACCTCTTGGAGTTTTTCCTTGCATCCTGTGCTCATCCTATTGTGCCAAATATCCACCGAGTTATAACTGCCACCCCCACTAGACTCTGTGCAAGCTGACGACAAGGACTGTGTCTCCATTCATTGACCCGACAAATATCTAGTGAACTCTGTGTGCGGAGCACTGCGTCAGATGCTGGTGATGTCAAGGCAGACGTGTCCTTGACCCCACAGAGCTGATGTTCTCGTGGAGAGAGATGCAGAACTCAGCTAGGCAGATGAGATATTCCAGGCTACGAAAACAGACAGCAAGGCAAGAGGAAGGAGACTCTAAGGAGAGGGGAGCTCCTGACCTTGAGGTCATGGGAGACCCCACTGAGAGAGGTATTTGAGCAGTGCCCTTCATAAAGTGGGAGGAGCAAGCTGTGAAGATCTGAGaagagaacattccaggcagagggaacaagcTTGGTGCTTATGAGCAACAGAAAGCAAGCCAGTGTGCTCAGTACGTGCTGAGCCTGGCAAAGCCAGTTAAGAGATGAGGTCAGTGAAGGAATAAGGGCCTCCTCAGTGGAGCCTCATCGGTAACAGGAAGTCATTGACATGGTGGCTTGATCTGATTTCAGTTTTAACAGGTCTCACTTGGCAAACAGACTCTAGGGGACAAGGGTGGCTGCAGAGAGATGCGTGAGGTGGTCACCTCTAATCCAGGTGGGAAATGGTGGAGAATTAATTGGATGAGGGTTACCACCAAGACCTGAACTAGATCATCCAAAGCTGATGTGTAAATTAGAGAAAAGCAATCCTCTGGGCTTGAGGGCTTtcgaggtggctcagtgataaatgatctacctgccaagcaggagatatgggtttgatccctggattgggaaggtcccatggagaaggaaatggcaacctactccagtattcttccctggagaattccatggacagaggtacctggcggggtacagcccatggggtcacagaaccgttggacaaaacttagcgactaaacaacagaaataacaATAATTCTTCTGAGCAAACGCAGCTCTCAGCCCTCCCAGCCTCAGCCGGATGCCCTTGTGCAGTGCACAACCTGCCCAACTGTATATGCTGGTCCTGGTAAAAACGATGCAAAGTGGATGCACAGGagagaaacaaaggaggaaaacTTTTAGGACTGGGGTTGGATAAGGGCAAGAGAGGATGATGTTAAGGATACCATTCCCTACCCCCAATTTCTGGCTTGTTAAAGGATCAGGAATAGTCTGCAGTTGTACGGTTTAACTCTGAGATTCAACCAGGAGGCAAGTCTCTGCTTACAGGCTCGCTCATTCATTCACGCGTTCATTCCAAAAACATGTCTGGAACACTTATATGTGACACCAAATTTACCTGCTGCAGCTTGTACCCCTGGCACTGAACCACTGCCCCTCCGTGGACACAGTCCTTTGGGGGCAAGGGCCCAGGACAGGAGGAGAATTGTACTGAAAGCCAATAGGAGCCAGCCTCCAAGGAGCACTGCAGCTGAAACCtgccaggaagagagaggagggacaGTGTCGACTGGGGTGGGGCAGTCATGCACTCCCTCTGCTTAACTGATCAGCTGCTGAGTCCTCAAAACCCCACAAGGTCTATGCTACTATTATCCCTGTTTtgtggttgttattgttcagtcactaagtcgtgtctgactctttgcaaccctatggactgtagcatgccaggcttccctgtccctcattatctccctgagtttgctcaaactcatgtccattgagtcagtgataccatccaaccatctcatcctctgtcgtccccttctcctcctgccctcagtctttcccagcatcagggtcttttccaatgagtcggctcttcacatcaggtggccaaagtattggagcttcagcttcagcaccagtccttctaaagaatattcagggttgacttcctttaggattggctggtttaatCGCCTTGCTGCCTAAGACACTCGCAAGAGTCGTCTTCAGcactacagctcaaaagcatcaattcttcagtgctcagcctttgttatggtccaactctcaaagccgtacatgactactggaaaaaccatagctttgactatatggacctttggcagcacagtgatgtctctgctttttaatatgctatctaggttgtcatagctttccttccaaggagcaagcgtcttttaatttcatggctgcggtcacagtccacagtgattttggagcccaagaaaataaacctgtcactgcttccactttttccccttctatttgccatgaagtgatgggactggatgccgtgatcttagtttttctcatggtgttttaagccagctttttcactctcctttttcaccctcatcaagaggctcttcttcactttctgccattaaagtggtatcatctgcatatctgaggttgttgataattctcctggcaatcttaattccagcttttgACTGATCCAGCCTTGGCATttcgaatgatgtactctgcatacaaccttggttccctggtggctcagatggtaaagtgtttgcctgcaatgagggagacgttcaatccctgggtcgggaagatcccctggaggaggaaatggcaacccactccagtactcttgcctggaaaattccatggactgaggagcctggaaggctacagtccctgagatctcaaagagtcagacacaactgagtgacttcactctgtatacaaGATGTACTTTGTTTTACATATAAACAAACCGGATTATAAGAAGTTGGAGTCATTTGCCTCAGGGCACACAGCTAATTAaaccctcagttcaattcagttcagtcgctcagtccgactctttgcgaccccatgaatcgcagcacgccaggcctccctgtccatcaccatctcccggagttcactcagactcacgtccatcgagtccgtgatgccatccagccatctcatcctcagttgtccccttctcctcctgcccctaatccctcccagcatcagagtattttccaatgagtcaactcttcgcatgaggtggccaaagtactggagcttcagctttagcatcattccttccaaagaaatcctagggttgatctccttcagaatggactggttggatctccttgcagtccaagggactctcaagagtcttcgccaacaccacagttcaaaagcatcaattcttcggtgctctgccttcttcacagtccaactctcacatccatacatgaccacaggaaaaaccataaccttgactagacggaccttagtcggcaaagtaatgtctctgcttttgaatatgctatctaggttggt
Coding sequences within it:
- the LHFPL7 gene encoding LHFPL tetraspan subfamily member 7 protein, whose protein sequence is MVGTVWAALGLSLTCISAVSLVSPAWFQTTTFSFGVLAYCSWPQGDSWNQSCGTFQSLDDIPDFAWKVSAAVLLGGWLLLAFSTILLLSWALAPKGLCPRRGSGSVPGVQAAAAIATIVGLLVFPVSLASPFAKEACVASSMYHGGQYQLGWGYVTAILSAVLASLLPVIRRPHVTEVQWRTIFFSSDTGSVILAPETTK